The Cyanobacteriota bacterium sequence GGAAAAGTCCTTTGATGTAGGTTACAACGCTGCTACCGATGAGTTTGTTGACATGTTCGAGGCTGGCATCGTTGACCCTGCTAAGGTAACTCGCTCTGCTCTGCAAAATGCTGCATCGATCGCTGGTATGGTGCTAACCACTGAGTGTATTGTTGTAGACAAGCCTGAGCCTAAGGAAGCAGCTCCCGCAAGTAGCGGCGCTGGCATGGGCGGCGACTTCGACTACTAATTTGACTCCCAGCCAACGTAGTGTGAACCAGTCGTTGGCCCTTAGGTCTAGGTAGTCTTGTGTAACCAAGGGGCGTGGGATCATTGATATCCTGCGCCCTTTTTAGTACTTAGGGTTCGTAGTTATGCTCCTGATTACCGACATCCTAGCTAGTTTCCGCATTGCTTACATTGTTGGTAGTACTGTTGGCACTGTGGTGATGGCTAGAGTTCATCCTCAACCTGTAATCGCAAAGCGCAAAATATACCAAAGGGCTTTCATGCCATCTTTCCAGTTGATTTTTTTGCCCTCAGCATAGGTACGTCCATAGTACGAAATTCCTAACTCATAGATGCGCCACCGTTTGGGCTTGGTCACTTTCATGGTGAATTCCACCTCAAAGCCAAAATCATTACAGATGAGTTTGAGGCCATCCATCACTTCACGGCGAAACATTTTGTAGCACACCTCAATATCACTCAAGGTGGTGTCACATAGTAAATCGATCAATCCCGTAATCACCTTATTACCTAATAGGTGGTGGAAGTATAAAACTCGATGGGGATTACCATAAAATCGAGAACCGTACACAACATCGGCCTGCCCTTCAGCAATTAGCCGCCACATGTCGTGCCAATCCCTCGGGTCATATTCCAAATCAGCATCTTGAATAACCAAGACATCACCAGATGCTGCCTGTAATCCCGTCCGTAATGCTCCTCCTTTTCCCAAATTCTTCTGATGAAAAATCACCTTTACCGTAGCAGTAGGAGGTTTTGGCTGACCGTTCAATTCATGGCGATCAACAACTATCAAAGAGCCATCATCATCAATAGCAACCGTCTTTGGGTAATTGCCAACCACATCAAACATAGTTGACAACCAGTCGCGAGTACCATCCCTAGAGCCATCATCAACAATTACAATCTCTTTGTTAACATCTGGCAAAACTGGAATTATCTTGGTGAGGATTACAGGTAGGGTTTCGCGTTCATTGTAGACTGGAATAACGATCGATAGATTGAGCATAAAAATTTTGAATTAAGGAAAACATTAAAGACCAAATTGATGGATTAATTTAGGTCTATTTCAGATTTGTGCTGTCGATCGGGCAGTAGCTGTATGCACCAAATAGCGATTAAAATTACAACTATAACTACAATCAGCAACGATGGTGAAATGTGAGATGGTGTAAATGGCGTATAGGCAGATAAATTACTTCGCAACCAGGTATACAAGGGAATATTAATCCCCTTGATTAAGGCCATGCTCCAAAGGAACAATACCCCACCCGATGTGCCACTAGCCCTAATCTCACTGTTTACAGCCAAAAGTTGCAAGAGAACAGAAAAAATACTAACTGGTAGAACAATCTTCCTCAGCGAAAGTTTCGTAAAGGCAATACCTACAAACACCATGAAACTGGGAATTGTAGGCAAGAGGAAGCGAGGGCCATAATTGTAGCCTTGGGTAGGAGAAGCTGTGTAGCTAATGGTCATGAGTAGATAGACAACTATGATTGACGCAGCCAAGATAAGAAATTGATTTTCCCTAGAGGTTGCTTTCTGGCGCTGCACGATGGCAACTACCATTCCATAAATCCCCAGCAGCAGTAGGGGAGATGTAGTAAACAACCCCAAGTTCACGCCAAACGTGTTATCCCAAAGCCAGTCTAATCTGGGAATGACAAACCACCACTGCTTACCTGGCCCTGTATCTGCCTGTTGAAGATACCCTATGGTAAGAGGATTCCCAAAACATTGATAGTTATAAAACAACAACAGTAAAAACGGTGGAATCCCTCCGATGAGAAATTGCAGCAGCCGATCGATTTGCTTTGTGGCACTGCTCATCCAGAGAAAACCCAGCACAAACGGGTAAATTAAGATACCGATGATATCAGACAGCACCCCCCAGCCATAGGCTAAACCAGCCAGTACAACATACAATGGCGATAGTCCCTTGCGGCTAGATAGTAGCCAGAGCATGACAACGATAGACAACATGAGGGTAGTTTGGTTACCAACTACGTCCGTTGCTAGGGGAAAGTAAAAGGTGCCGAATAAACTCAAGAGTCCAGTTGCTGTGGCAATGCTGATGGAGTTGGTGAATCGGTAGACAATAGCTCCTGTTAAGGCACAACCGATACCAACCAGTGCTCCTAATCCCAATCCATAAGTCAACCATCGCACTACGATCGGCTTCAACTCCGCAGAGAGTGCATAGGTTGTGAATAAACGATTCACGACCACCCTAAAAGGCAGGTATAACAATGCTCCCAAGAAGCTAGTACCCGGCTGAGAGTTAATGTACCAGTGCCCATTAGCTGCTTGAAATAGGTCTGTAGCTGGAGCAAATTGATCGACATCAAACGCCCCATATTCCACAATGCTGAAGGTAAGCATTTCATGTTTACCGACAACAGGTACCGCATACAGTGCAAACAGGATTAAACCGGTAAGAGCGATGGTATAGCTAGGGAAATGCTTCATGGCATGATCCCACAATGATAAAAACTCGTACTATCAAGTTGTTTCGGACAAGCGGATGTAAAACACTAGGTTAGAGACTAGTCCCCAAAGCCGATAGTGAAGCTCGGTAACGTGGGCATGGCTGGGAATCATAGCTAGTACTTCCTTGCGGGTGAGAAGGTTCAGGTTTTCTTCCTTGGCGTAGAAGTCTTTTCCTAACCACCGGAGAATTTGACGAAACCAAGCTGGTGGCAACCAATGCACTAACGGCAAAATGGTGTGGAACTCGATAGGGTACCAACGGTTAGGGGTTGTAATGCAAACTGTATGACCCACTCGACTCAGTTCGCGCACGAACATGCGTTGTTGCTCTCGACTGCCTACATGCTCAATCACGGCTGAACTGAATACCAGGTCAAAGCTTTTGTCAGGAAACGGTAGGCTGAGAGCATTGGCCTGCACATAGGTAA is a genomic window containing:
- the groEL gene encoding chaperonin GroEL (60 kDa chaperone family; promotes refolding of misfolded polypeptides especially under stressful conditions; forms two stacked rings of heptamers to form a barrel-shaped 14mer; ends can be capped by GroES; misfolded proteins enter the barrel where they are refolded when GroES binds; many bacteria have multiple copies of the groEL gene which are active under different environmental conditions; the B.japonicum protein in this cluster is expressed constitutively; in Rhodobacter, Corynebacterium and Rhizobium this protein is essential for growth); translated protein: EKSFDVGYNAATDEFVDMFEAGIVDPAKVTRSALQNAASIAGMVLTTECIVVDKPEPKEAAPASSGAGMGGDFDY
- a CDS encoding glycosyltransferase family 2 protein, encoding MLNLSIVIPVYNERETLPVILTKIIPVLPDVNKEIVIVDDGSRDGTRDWLSTMFDVVGNYPKTVAIDDDGSLIVVDRHELNGQPKPPTATVKVIFHQKNLGKGGALRTGLQAASGDVLVIQDADLEYDPRDWHDMWRLIAEGQADVVYGSRFYGNPHRVLYFHHLLGNKVITGLIDLLCDTTLSDIEVCYKMFRREVMDGLKLICNDFGFEVEFTMKVTKPKRWRIYELGISYYGRTYAEGKKINWKDGMKALWYILRFAITG
- a CDS encoding methyltransferase domain-containing protein, translating into MNESIGTKSPYVQEDVGGLVSKLSWKVRKAMFKALMQVAAPTSETKVLDVGVTSDRREDCNFFERLYPYPHQITAVGLEDASFLETEFPGLTYVQANALSLPFPDKSFDLVFSSAVIEHVGSREQQRMFVRELSRVGHTVCITTPNRWYPIEFHTILPLVHWLPPAWFRQILRWLGKDFYAKEENLNLLTRKEVLAMIPSHAHVTELHYRLWGLVSNLVFYIRLSETT